The following are from one region of the Coffea eugenioides isolate CCC68of chromosome 2, Ceug_1.0, whole genome shotgun sequence genome:
- the LOC113761005 gene encoding uncharacterized protein LOC113761005 translates to MSDAGVPKLATTIHVTALDGIVNVNSLFTLAVFIGLSWNPKDPDNRLNSDPNCQAGPKVAENLVAFHVYSFSSFLFSSLVALGLKQAIRLSRSAHYRTIFTLDLAHVNKSALRVGYLVSAAGSASGCLFLMLALINVVQIKLGTLSCGSPHSLGAVVPLLIFVPIALLIYVSIVIYAFTQ, encoded by the coding sequence atgTCCGACGCAGGAGTTCCGAAGCTGGCCACAACCATCCACGTCACGGCGTTAGACGGGATCGTTAACGTAAATTCCCTGTTCACACTAGCTGTGTTCATCGGACTCTCTTGGAACCCGAAGGACCCGGACAACAGACTCAACTCCGATCCGAACTGCCAAGCCGGTCCCAAAGTCGCCGAGAACCTCGTCGCTTTCCACGTCTACTCTTTCAGCTCTTTTCTCTTCTCCAGCCTGGTCGCACTGGGACTGAAGCAGGCCATCAGGCTGTCCCGCTCCGCCCATTATCGGACCATATTCACTTTGGACTTGGCCCACGTGAATAAAAGTGCTCTGCGGGTCGGGTACTTGGTTTCTGCTGCCGGGTCGGCTTCCGGGTGCCTATTCTTGATGCTGGCTTTGATTAATGTGGTGCAGATCAAGCTTGGGACATTGTCCTGTGGGAGTCCACATAGCTTGGGAGCTGTGGTCCCGCTTCTTATTTTTGTGCCAATTGCTCTTTTGATTTATGTGTCCATTGTCATCTATGCTTTTACCCAGTAG
- the LOC113761006 gene encoding uncharacterized protein LOC113761006, translated as MKTTMKYVFALGFLVVLGISCLNGADGAGECGRSSPGMEAMKLIPCAEAAQDANAPVSSGCCAQVKKLGQNPKCLCAVMLSDTAKNSGVKPEIAVTIPKRCNLADRPVGYKCGAYTLP; from the exons ATGAAGACTACAATGAAGTACGTTTTTGCTCTGGGGTTCCTTGTGGTTCTGGGGATTTCCTGCTTGAATGGAGCAGATGGAGCTGGAGAATGTGGAAGATCTTCTCCAGGCATGGAAGCTATGAAGCTGATTCCTTGTGCAGAGGCAGCACAAGATGCAAATGCTCCAGTTTCTAGCGGCTGCTGTGCTCAGGTGAAGAAGCTGGGCCAGAATCCAAAATGCCTCTGCGCTGTGATGCTCTCTGACACGGCTAAAAATTCTGGGGTCAAGCCAGAAATTGCCGTAACCATTCCCAAACGCTGCAATCTGGCTGATCGTCCTGTGGGCTACAAATGCGGGG CTTACACATTGCCTTGA
- the LOC113761732 gene encoding uncharacterized protein LOC113761732 — protein sequence MEKGKQVGSSSSSFTMDLFGPKEPSKSSSSSTGLFGSVFGPSSTGLGKDSAHSGRKQDFGSQYGTARNGTSDYINQKSRADTKEKSSIYQSETSEPCYFSSSIYYGGQEVYSPTGQNTNSQHVFRRDGEDDDSNDNNPSSASRGNWWQGSLYY from the exons ATGGAGAAGGGAAAGCAAGTGGGTAGTTCATCTTCATCCTTTACTATGGATCTATTTGGTCCCAAGGAGCCATCCAAATCTTCCTCTTCATCCACTGGGCTCTTTGGATCTGTATTTGGGCCGTCCTCCACG GGGCTTGGGAAGGACTCCGCTCATTCTGGAAGAAAGCAGGATTTTGGGAGTCAATATGGCACTGCCAGGAATGGAACTTCAG ATTACATAAATCAGAAGAGCAGGGCGGACACTAAGGAAAAGAGTTCCATTTATCAAAGTGAAACTTCAGAACCGTGCTACTTCAGCTCATCAATCTACTATGGTGGGCAAGAAGTTTATTCTCCAACTGGCCAGAACACTAATTCTCAGCATGTC TTCAGGAGAGATGGGGAAGATGATGATTCAAATGATAACAATCCGAGTTCTGCATCCAGAGGAAATTGGTGGCAGG GGTCACTTTACTACTAG